One window of the Colletotrichum destructivum chromosome 4, complete sequence genome contains the following:
- a CDS encoding Putative phosphoglycerate/bisphosphoglycerate mutase, active, 6-phosphofructo-2-kinase has protein sequence MSSNKDSRAPSSSPLLQSNKPSAPSISGGEPPPAPVSHPHDALLPPPAMAHAVRSMNDLNGPIALRDRSLIASSDTPPAMRSVVSTAPNSPRIPPVRQNSGGTTPRLRPHPATLNVPGMTVSRVSPDGKISDRDVAAKLVIIMVGLPARGKSYITKKVQRYLSWQQYNSCIFNVGNRRRVAAGLSSPMKSAHSPTVIQLDPPAQAASILLNGHVPQGNTEPAELNLNNESIDAMDQSAKFFDPTNETAAKLREQVALDTLDELLDYLLHQGGSVGILDATNSTIHRRQLLVDRIKEREPKLGILFIESICHDQNLLEANMRLKLSGPDYKDKDPHQSLADFKRRVAAYESAYVPIGEYEEAHDMQYIQMIDVGRKLIQHRLRGFLSGGISSYLTTFNLAPRQIWLTRHGQSVDNRLGKLGGDSELTPDGEQYGKALHTFVTQKRKEWLIEQKDKIAQSSFPPKAGDHTPPYPELNRELEEKNFCVWTSMLKRSVQTAMEFDNDEDYDVKNWAMLNELNAGLFEGLTYEEIARRFPGEYRKRADDKLHYTYPGVGGEGYLQVIARLRDMVREIERIEDHVLIIGHRSVCRVLMAYFMDLTRNEIADLDVPLGMLYSIEPKPYGYDFHAYRYHADKGTFFEVPNYRPQRTVDRAA, from the exons ATGAGTTCCAACAAGGATTCCCGCGCCCCTTCGTCATCGCCCCTTCTCCAATCAAACAAACCATCCGCGCCTTCGATTTCCGGCGGCGAACCCCCGCCTGCGCCCGTGTCGCATCCCCACGAtgccctcctcccgcctcctGCGATGGCGCATGCCGTCCGCTCTATGAACGACCTGAACGGTCCCATCGCCCTTCGCGACCGATCCTTGATCGCCTCCTCCGACACCCCCCCGGCCATGCGCAGCGTCGTCTCGACCGCCCCGAATTCTCCCAGAAT CCCGCCTGTCAGACAGAATTCGGGAGGCACCACTCCGCGCCTTCGCCCGCACCCCGCCACACTCAATGTTCCCGGCATGACCGTGTCAAGAGTCTCGCCCGACGGAAAGATTAGCGATCGCGATGTGGCTGCGaagctcgtcatcatcatggtTGGCCTTCCCGCCCGAGGAAAATCGTACATCACCAAGAAGGTCCAGCGATACCTGTCTTGGCAGCAGTACAACTCGTGCATCTTCAACGTTGGCAACCGCAGAcgggtcgccgccggcttgaGCTCGCCCATGAAGTCGGCGCACTCGCCGACCGTAATCCAGCTCGATCCCCCGGCCCAGGCTGCCTCAATCTTGCTTAATGGGCATGTGCCGCAGGGCAACACGGAGCCCGCCGAGCTGAACTTGAACAACGAGTCGATCGACGCAATGGACCAGTCAGCCAAGTTCTTCGACCCGACCAACGAGACCGCGGCCAAGCTCCGCGAGCAGGTGGCCCTGGACACGTTGGATGAGCTTTTGGATTACCTTCTGCACCAGGGCGGCTCCGTTGGAATTCTCGATGCGACGAACAGTACCATTCATCGCCGTCAGCTTCTGGTTGACCGGATCAAGGAGAGGGAGCCCAAGCTTGGAATTCTTTTCATCGAGAGCATCTGCCACGATCAGAAC ctcctcgaggccaacaTGCGCCTGAAGCTTTCGGGTCCCGACTACAAGGATAAGGACCCCCATCAGTCCCTTGCGGATTTCAAGAGACGCGTCGCCGCGTACGAAAGCGCCTATGTGCCCATCGGAGAGTATGAGGAGGCGCATGATATGCAGTACATCCAG ATGATTGATGTCGGCCGAAAGCTCATCCAGCACAGACTGCGAGGCTTCCTCAGCGGAGGCATTAGCTCCTACTTGACGACATTTAACCTTGCGCCACGGCAGATATGGCTTACCCGGCACGGTCAGAGTGTCGACAACCGTCTCGGAAAGCTTGGCGGAGACTCGGAGCTGACACCTGATGGAGAGCAATACGGAAAGGCTCTTCATACCTTCGTCACCCAGAAACGCAAGGAGTGGCTCATTGAGCAGAAGGATAAGATAGCGCAGTCGTCCTTCCCGCCTAAGGCCGGCGACCACACGCCTCCCTACCCTGAGCTTAACCGCGAACTGGAGGAGAAGAACTTCTGCGTTTGGACATCAATGCTGAAGCGCAGCGTCCAAACCGCCATGGAGTTTGACAACGACGAAGATTACGATGTGAAGAACTGGGCAATGCTCAACGAGCTGAACGCTGGTCTCTTTGAAGGCTTGACGTATGAGGAGATTGCCAGAAGATTCCCTGGCGAGTATAGAAAACGCGCTGATGACAAGCTTCACTACACTTACCCGGGGGTTGGTGGAGAAGGTTATCTCCAGGTCATCGCTCGTCTGCGAGACATGGTGAGGGAAATTGAGCGCATTGAGGACCATGTTCTCATCATTGGACACCGTTCTGTCTGCCGTGTTCTCATGGCATACTTCATGGATCTCACCCGCAATGAGATTGCCGACTTGGATGTCCCCCTGGGCATGCTCTACTCCATTGAGCCTAAGCCTTATGGTTACGACTTCCACGCTTATCGCTACCACGCGGATAAGGGAACTTTCTTTGAGGTCCCTAACTACCGACCCCAGCGCACTGTTGATCGTGCCGCTTGA